A window of the Streptomyces formicae genome harbors these coding sequences:
- a CDS encoding amidohydrolase, with the protein MIDTPTLVDQYCHGVLRTELGLGTFEAHLGRTAGPPAPGTTFFDTQTGFAVRRWCPPLLGLEPHCPPARYLARRRELGVLESGRRLLRATGIATYLVDTGLPGDLTGLPEMAATGDADAHEIVRLEQLAEQVADTSGTVDGFLANLAEAVHGAAASAVAFTSVGGARHGLALAPEPPGPGEVRGATGRWLAARQVGGRLTDPVLLRHLRWSAVASGRPLQLHVGVDDPLLLTDFAAATAGLGTDLVLLPGYPYHRHAAHLASVFPHVYADVGPALAHTGAGAASVLAETLELAPFGKLLFSSGARGLPELHVVGARIFREALARVLSGWVVDGAWCRSDAQRVAEMIAAGNARRVYGLAH; encoded by the coding sequence ATGATCGACACGCCGACCTTGGTGGATCAGTACTGCCACGGCGTCCTCCGCACCGAGCTCGGCCTCGGCACCTTCGAGGCGCACCTCGGCAGGACCGCGGGGCCGCCCGCGCCCGGTACCACCTTCTTCGACACGCAGACCGGTTTCGCCGTACGGCGCTGGTGCCCGCCGCTGCTCGGGCTGGAGCCGCACTGCCCGCCGGCCCGCTATCTCGCCCGTCGCAGGGAGCTCGGCGTGCTGGAGTCAGGCCGCCGGCTGCTGCGGGCCACCGGAATCGCCACGTACCTGGTGGACACCGGGCTGCCCGGGGACCTCACCGGGCTGCCCGAGATGGCCGCCACGGGCGACGCCGACGCCCATGAGATCGTCCGGCTGGAGCAGCTCGCCGAGCAGGTCGCCGACACCTCGGGGACCGTCGACGGCTTCCTCGCCAATCTCGCCGAGGCCGTGCACGGCGCCGCGGCATCGGCCGTCGCCTTCACCTCCGTCGGGGGCGCCCGGCACGGACTCGCGCTCGCCCCCGAACCGCCGGGCCCCGGCGAGGTACGGGGCGCGACCGGGCGCTGGCTGGCGGCGCGGCAGGTCGGCGGCCGGCTCACCGACCCGGTGCTGCTGCGCCATCTCCGCTGGAGCGCCGTCGCCTCGGGGCGGCCGCTGCAACTCCACGTCGGAGTCGACGACCCGCTGCTGCTCACCGACTTCGCGGCGGCCACGGCGGGCCTCGGCACCGATCTCGTGCTGCTGCCCGGCTATCCGTACCACCGCCACGCCGCGCATCTGGCGAGCGTCTTCCCGCATGTGTACGCCGATGTCGGGCCGGCCCTCGCCCACACCGGGGCGGGCGCCGCGTCCGTACTCGCGGAGACCCTGGAGCTGGCGCCGTTCGGGAAGCTGCTCTTCTCCAGTGGTGCGCGCGGGCTGCCCGAGCTGCACGTGGTCGGGGCGCGCATCTTCCGGGAGGCGCTGGCGCGTGTGCTCAGCGGCTGGGTGGTCGACGGCGCCTGGTGCCGCAGCGACGCCCAGCGGGTGGCCGAGATGATCGCGGCGGGCAACGCGCGGCGCGTGTACGGGCTCGCCCACTGA
- a CDS encoding heme o synthase — MTAVESRPAGAVLATGPGGHRPFGARVRAFVALTKPRIIELLLITTVPVMFLAAQGVPDLWLTIATCIGGYLSAGGANALNMYIDRDIDALMDRTSQRPLVTGMVSPREGLVFGLTLAVVSTLWFGLLVNWLSAALALGALLFYVVVYTMLLKRRTAQNIVWGGIAGCMPVLIGWSAVTNSVSWAALVLFLVIFFWTPPHYWPLSMKVKEDYARVGVPMLPVIASNKVVARQIVLYSWVMVAVSLLLTPLGYTGWFYTVVALATGGWWLWEAHALQSRANSGATGGKLKEMRLFHWSITYVSLLFVAVAVDPFLR; from the coding sequence GTGACGGCCGTCGAGTCCCGGCCCGCAGGGGCCGTCTTGGCTACCGGTCCAGGGGGCCATCGGCCATTCGGGGCCCGCGTCAGGGCATTCGTGGCGCTCACCAAGCCGCGGATCATCGAGCTGCTGCTGATCACCACGGTCCCCGTGATGTTCCTGGCGGCGCAGGGCGTGCCGGACCTCTGGCTCACCATCGCGACCTGCATCGGCGGATACCTGTCCGCGGGCGGCGCGAACGCGCTCAACATGTACATCGACCGCGACATCGACGCCCTGATGGACCGTACGTCGCAGCGCCCGCTGGTCACCGGGATGGTCTCGCCGCGCGAGGGCCTGGTCTTCGGCCTCACCCTCGCGGTGGTCTCCACGCTGTGGTTCGGACTCCTCGTCAACTGGCTCTCGGCGGCCCTGGCGCTCGGGGCGCTCCTCTTCTACGTCGTCGTCTACACGATGCTGCTGAAGCGGCGTACCGCGCAGAACATCGTGTGGGGCGGCATCGCCGGCTGCATGCCGGTGCTCATCGGCTGGTCCGCCGTCACGAACTCGGTGTCGTGGGCCGCGCTCGTCCTCTTCCTGGTCATCTTCTTCTGGACGCCGCCGCACTACTGGCCGCTGTCGATGAAGGTGAAGGAGGACTACGCGCGCGTCGGTGTGCCGATGCTCCCGGTCATCGCCTCGAACAAGGTCGTCGCCCGCCAGATCGTCCTCTACAGCTGGGTGATGGTCGCCGTCTCGCTGCTGCTGACGCCGCTCGGCTACACCGGGTGGTTCTACACGGTGGTCGCGCTGGCCACCGGCGGCTGGTGGCTGTGGGAGGCGCACGCGCTGCAGAGCCGGGCGAACTCCGGGGCGACGGGCGGCAAGCTCAAGGAGATGCGCCTCTTCCACTGGTCGATCACGTATGTGTCGCTGCTGTTCGTGGCGGTCGCGGTGGACCCGTTCCTGCGCTAG
- the tkt gene encoding transketolase, producing MSTKPTTTDLEWTALDQRAVDTVRVLAADAVQKVGNGHPGTAMSLAPAAYVLFQKLMRHDPADADWTGRDRFVLSAGHSSLTLYIQLYLAGYGLELDDLEAFRTWGSKTPGHPEYGHTVGVETTTGPLGQGVANAVGMAMAARYERGLFDPDAAPGTSPFDHTIWAIAGDGCLQEGISHEASALAGHQKLGNLVLLWDDNHISIEGDTATAVSEDTLERYEAYGWHVQRVQQLPSGDLDPAGLYRALKAAQEETERPSFIAARSIIAWPAPHAQNTEAAHGSALGDEEVAATKRVLGFDPEKSFDVSDEVISHTRKALDRGRSVREEWEKSFAEWRGANPERAAEFDRIRSTELPAGWEEKLPFFEAGKSVATRAASGKVLQALGAVIPELWGGSADLAGSNNTTIDKTSSFLPKGNPLPEADPYGRTIHFGIREHAMAAVLNGITLHGNTRVYGGTFLVFSDYMRNAVRLSALMHLPVTYVWTHDSIGLGEDGPTHQPVEHLASLRAIPGLNIVRPADANETAIAWRAILRRYTKKYGVGAPHGLALTRQGVPTYEPNDDAAKGGYVLFEAEGGQAQVVLIGTGSEVHVAVEARERLQAEGIPTRVVSMPSVEWFEEQDQAYKDSVLPPSVKARVAVEAGVGLTWYRYVGDAGRIVSLEHFGASADGKVLFSEFGFTPENVAAVARESIAAAAR from the coding sequence GTGAGCACCAAGCCGACCACCACAGACCTCGAGTGGACCGCATTGGACCAGCGGGCCGTGGACACCGTCCGCGTCCTCGCCGCTGACGCCGTACAGAAGGTCGGCAACGGCCATCCGGGTACGGCCATGAGCCTGGCCCCGGCGGCATACGTCCTCTTCCAGAAACTGATGCGGCACGACCCCGCCGACGCGGACTGGACCGGCCGCGACCGGTTCGTGCTCTCGGCAGGTCACTCCAGCCTGACGCTCTACATCCAGCTCTACCTGGCCGGTTACGGCCTGGAGCTCGACGACCTCGAGGCCTTCCGCACCTGGGGTTCCAAGACCCCCGGCCACCCGGAGTACGGCCACACCGTCGGCGTCGAGACGACGACCGGCCCGCTCGGCCAGGGTGTCGCCAACGCCGTCGGCATGGCCATGGCCGCCCGCTACGAGCGCGGTCTGTTCGACCCGGACGCCGCGCCCGGCACCTCCCCGTTCGACCACACCATCTGGGCGATCGCCGGTGACGGCTGCCTCCAGGAGGGCATCTCGCACGAGGCGTCCGCGCTGGCCGGCCACCAGAAGCTCGGCAACCTGGTGCTGCTGTGGGACGACAACCACATCTCGATCGAGGGCGACACCGCGACCGCCGTCTCCGAGGACACGCTGGAGCGGTACGAGGCGTACGGCTGGCACGTCCAGCGCGTCCAGCAGCTGCCCAGCGGCGACCTGGACCCGGCCGGTCTCTACCGGGCGCTGAAGGCGGCCCAGGAGGAGACCGAGCGTCCCTCCTTCATCGCTGCCCGCTCGATCATCGCCTGGCCCGCCCCGCACGCGCAGAACACCGAGGCCGCGCACGGCTCGGCGCTGGGCGACGAGGAGGTCGCGGCCACCAAGCGCGTCCTCGGCTTCGACCCGGAGAAGAGCTTCGACGTCTCCGACGAGGTCATCTCCCACACCCGCAAGGCCCTCGACCGCGGTCGTTCGGTCCGCGAGGAGTGGGAGAAGTCCTTCGCCGAGTGGCGTGGGGCCAACCCGGAGCGCGCCGCCGAGTTCGACCGGATCCGCTCGACCGAGCTGCCGGCCGGCTGGGAGGAGAAGCTCCCGTTCTTCGAGGCGGGCAAGTCCGTCGCCACCCGCGCCGCGTCCGGCAAGGTGCTCCAGGCGCTGGGTGCGGTCATCCCCGAGCTGTGGGGCGGCTCGGCCGACCTGGCCGGCTCGAACAACACGACGATCGACAAGACCTCGTCGTTCCTGCCCAAGGGCAACCCGCTGCCGGAGGCCGACCCGTACGGCCGCACGATCCACTTCGGCATCCGCGAGCACGCGATGGCCGCGGTGCTGAACGGCATCACGCTGCACGGCAACACCCGTGTCTACGGCGGCACCTTCCTGGTCTTCTCCGACTACATGCGCAACGCGGTGCGGCTGTCCGCGCTGATGCACCTGCCGGTGACGTACGTGTGGACGCACGACTCGATCGGTCTCGGCGAGGACGGCCCGACCCACCAGCCGGTGGAGCACCTGGCGTCGCTGCGCGCCATCCCGGGCCTGAACATCGTGCGCCCGGCCGACGCCAACGAGACCGCGATCGCGTGGCGCGCGATCCTGCGGCGCTACACCAAGAAGTACGGCGTGGGCGCCCCGCACGGTCTGGCGCTGACCCGTCAGGGCGTGCCGACGTACGAGCCCAACGACGACGCGGCCAAGGGCGGTTACGTCCTGTTCGAGGCCGAGGGCGGCCAGGCGCAGGTCGTGCTGATCGGCACGGGCTCGGAGGTGCACGTGGCCGTGGAGGCGCGCGAGCGGCTCCAGGCCGAGGGCATCCCGACACGGGTCGTCTCGATGCCGTCGGTGGAGTGGTTCGAGGAGCAGGACCAGGCGTACAAGGACAGTGTGCTGCCTCCGTCGGTGAAGGCGCGGGTGGCGGTCGAGGCCGGTGTCGGGCTGACCTGGTACCGGTACGTCGGCGACGCGGGCCGGATCGTCTCGCTGGAGCACTTCGGCGCGTCGGCCGACGGCAAGGTGCTCTTCAGCGAGTTCGGGTTCACCCCGGAGAACGTGGCCGCCGTCGCCCGGGAATCGATTGCCGCCGCCGCGCGCTGA
- the tal gene encoding transaldolase, whose protein sequence is MTDALKRLSDEGVAIWLDDLSRKRITSGNLAELIDQQHVVGVTTNPSIFQKAISSGDGYEQQLADLAARKVTVEEALRMITTADVRDAADVLRPVFDSTGGQDGRVSIEVDPRLAHNTAATIAEAKQLAWLVDRPNTFIKIPATKAGLPAITEVIGLGISVNVTLIFSLERYREVMDAYLAGLEEAKAAGLDLSKIRSVASFFVSRVDSEIDKRLDALGTAEAADARGKAAVANARLAYEAYEEVFSSDRWLALDKAQANKQRPLWASTGVKDPTYKDTLYVDDLVAPGTVNTMPEATLDAVADHGQITGDTVRGAYEQARAELDAVEKLGISYNDVVQLLEDEGVEKFEASWNDLLKSTQAELERLAPSEG, encoded by the coding sequence ATGACAGACGCACTCAAGCGCCTCTCCGACGAAGGCGTCGCGATCTGGCTCGACGACCTGTCGCGCAAGCGGATCACGTCCGGCAACCTGGCCGAACTGATCGACCAGCAGCACGTCGTGGGCGTCACCACCAACCCGTCGATCTTCCAGAAGGCCATCTCGTCCGGCGACGGCTACGAGCAGCAGCTCGCGGACCTCGCCGCCCGCAAGGTGACCGTCGAGGAAGCGCTGCGGATGATCACGACGGCGGACGTGCGGGACGCGGCGGACGTGCTGCGCCCGGTCTTCGACTCGACGGGCGGTCAGGACGGCCGCGTGTCGATCGAGGTCGACCCGCGCCTCGCGCACAACACGGCGGCGACGATCGCCGAGGCCAAGCAGCTGGCCTGGCTGGTCGACCGGCCGAACACGTTCATCAAGATCCCGGCCACCAAGGCGGGTCTGCCGGCGATCACCGAGGTCATCGGCCTCGGCATCAGCGTCAATGTGACGCTGATCTTCTCGCTGGAGCGCTACCGCGAGGTCATGGACGCCTACCTGGCCGGTCTGGAGGAGGCCAAGGCCGCGGGCCTCGACCTCTCGAAGATCCGTTCGGTGGCGTCGTTCTTCGTGTCCCGGGTGGACAGCGAGATCGACAAGCGGCTGGACGCGCTGGGCACGGCCGAGGCCGCGGACGCGCGCGGCAAGGCCGCCGTGGCCAACGCCCGCCTGGCCTACGAGGCGTACGAGGAGGTGTTCTCCTCGGACCGCTGGCTCGCGCTGGACAAGGCACAGGCCAACAAGCAGCGTCCGCTGTGGGCCTCGACGGGCGTCAAGGACCCGACGTACAAGGACACGCTGTACGTGGACGACCTGGTCGCGCCCGGCACGGTCAACACCATGCCGGAGGCCACGCTGGACGCGGTTGCCGACCACGGGCAGATCACGGGTGACACGGTGCGCGGTGCGTACGAGCAGGCACGCGCCGAGCTCGACGCCGTCGAGAAGCTCGGGATCTCGTACAACGACGTGGTGCAGCTGCTGGAGGACGAGGGCGTCGAGAAGTTCGAGGCGTCCTGGAACGATCTGCTCAAGTCGACGCAGGCGGAGCTCGAACGCCTCGCTCCTTCGGAGGGCTGA
- the zwf gene encoding glucose-6-phosphate dehydrogenase translates to MTTLSGTGANPLRDAADRRLPRIAGPSGLVIFGVTGDLSRKKLMPAVYDLANRGLLPPGFSLVGFARREWHDEDFAQVVHDAVKQHARTPFREEVWQQLIQGMRFVQGDFDDDEAFENLKKTIAELDQEQGTGGNFAFYLSVPPKFFPKVVKQLKKHGLADQKDGSWRRAVIEKPFGHDLVSAMELNQVVHEVFPADAVFRIDHYLGKETVQNILALRFANTLFEPIWNRSYVDHVQITMAEDIGIGGRAGYYDGIGAARDVIQNHLLQLLALTAMEEPASFDADALAAEKTKVLGAVKLPKDLAKSTVRAQYTGAWQGGERVIGYLQEDGIDPKSKTDTFAAVKLEIDNRRWAGVPFYLRTGKRLGRRVTEIAVVFQRAPHSPFDRTATEELGQNALVIRVQPDEGVTMRFGSKVPGTSMEVRDVSMDFAYGESFTESSPEAYERLILDVLLGDSNLFPRLAEVELSWKILDPIEEFWDRHGKPAQYPAGTWGPAEADEMLARDGRSWRRP, encoded by the coding sequence TTGACCACGCTTTCCGGCACCGGGGCGAATCCGCTCCGTGACGCCGCGGACCGACGGCTCCCGCGTATCGCGGGGCCGTCGGGCCTGGTCATCTTCGGCGTCACGGGCGATTTGTCCCGTAAGAAGTTGATGCCCGCCGTCTACGACCTCGCCAACCGCGGACTGCTGCCGCCCGGCTTCTCGCTCGTCGGCTTCGCCCGCCGCGAGTGGCACGACGAGGACTTCGCCCAAGTGGTCCACGACGCGGTGAAGCAGCACGCCCGCACCCCCTTCCGCGAGGAGGTCTGGCAGCAGCTGATCCAGGGGATGCGGTTCGTCCAGGGCGACTTCGACGACGACGAGGCGTTCGAGAACCTGAAGAAGACGATCGCGGAGCTCGACCAGGAGCAGGGGACGGGCGGCAACTTCGCCTTCTACCTGTCCGTGCCGCCGAAGTTCTTCCCCAAGGTCGTCAAACAGCTCAAGAAGCACGGGCTCGCCGACCAGAAGGACGGCTCGTGGCGGCGCGCCGTCATCGAGAAGCCCTTCGGCCACGACCTGGTGTCGGCCATGGAGCTCAACCAGGTGGTCCACGAGGTCTTCCCAGCCGACGCGGTCTTCCGCATCGACCACTACCTCGGCAAGGAGACCGTCCAGAACATCCTGGCGCTCCGCTTCGCCAACACCCTCTTCGAGCCGATCTGGAACCGGTCGTACGTCGACCATGTCCAGATCACCATGGCCGAGGACATCGGCATCGGCGGCCGCGCCGGCTACTACGACGGCATCGGCGCCGCCCGCGACGTCATCCAGAACCACCTGCTCCAGCTGCTCGCGCTCACCGCGATGGAGGAGCCCGCCTCCTTCGACGCGGACGCGCTGGCGGCGGAGAAGACCAAGGTGCTGGGTGCGGTCAAGCTCCCGAAGGACCTGGCCAAGAGCACCGTGCGCGCGCAGTACACGGGCGCCTGGCAGGGCGGCGAGAGGGTCATCGGCTACCTCCAGGAAGACGGCATCGACCCCAAGTCGAAGACCGACACCTTCGCGGCGGTCAAGCTGGAGATCGACAACCGCCGCTGGGCGGGCGTGCCGTTCTACCTCCGCACGGGCAAGCGGCTCGGCCGCCGGGTCACCGAGATCGCCGTCGTCTTCCAGCGCGCCCCGCACTCGCCCTTCGACCGCACGGCCACCGAGGAGCTGGGGCAGAACGCCCTGGTGATCCGGGTGCAGCCGGACGAGGGCGTGACGATGCGGTTCGGCTCGAAGGTGCCGGGCACGTCGATGGAGGTGCGGGACGTCTCCATGGACTTCGCGTACGGCGAGTCCTTCACGGAGTCCAGCCCCGAGGCGTACGAGCGGCTGATCCTGGACGTCCTGCTCGGCGACTCCAACCTCTTCCCGAGGCTGGCGGAGGTCGAGCTGTCCTGGAAGATCCTCGACCCGATAGAGGAGTTCTGGGACCGGCACGGCAAGCCCGCGCAGTATCCGGCCGGGACCTGGGGTCCGGCCGAGGCGGACGAAATGCTCGCACGAGACGGACGGAGCTGGCGTCGGCCATGA